The following are from one region of the Tachysurus fulvidraco isolate hzauxx_2018 chromosome 15, HZAU_PFXX_2.0, whole genome shotgun sequence genome:
- the LOC113649200 gene encoding ephrin type-A receptor 10-like isoform X3, giving the protein MELFKALFWILLLKRVKECVSEEVVLLNSKESQAELGWTSYPANGWEEISGVDEKYKPIRTYQVCNVMEPNQNNWLRTGWIGRRGGQRIYVELQFTLRDCNSIPGVAGSCKETFNLLYAESDRALGGQDDDEARYSKVDTIAADESFTQGDLGERKMKLNTEVREIGPLTRRGFHLAFQDVGACVAIVSVRIYYKRCRAAVQNLAVFPDTVAEAAFTTLVEVRGVCVNNSEPDATDSPPRMHCSAEGEWLVPIGRCSCSAGYEEGHSSCEAPFTDVHTQTPF; this is encoded by the exons TGGTGTTGCTGAATTCCAAAGAGTCCCAGGCAGAACTGGGCTGGACCTCATATCCTGCTAATGGA tgggAGGAGATCAGCGGTGTGGATGAGAAGTACAAGCCCATCCGTACGTACCAGGTGTGTAACGTGATGGAGCCGAACCAGAACAACTGGCTGAGGACAGGTTGGATCGGGCGTCGTGGAGGTCAGCGCATCTATGTGGAGCTGCAGTTCACGCTGCGTGACTGTAACAGTATTCCGGGTGTAGCGGGAAGCTGCAAGGAAACCTTCAACCTGCTGTACGCCGAGTCTGACCGTGCGCTGGGGGGTCAGGATGACGACGAGGCACGCTACAGTAAAGTGGACACCATCGCCGCTGACGAGAGCTTCACGCAGGGCGACCTGGGCGAGAGAAAGATGAAGCTGAACACGGAGGTGCGTGAGATCGGCCCACTGACGCGCCGCGGCTTTCACCTGGCCTTCCAGGACGTGGGCGCGTGCGTGGCCATCGTCTCTGTACGCATTTATTATAAACGCTGCCGCGCCGCCGTGCAGAACCTCGCCGTCTTCCCCGACACGGTGGCCGAGGCCGCGTTCACCACGCTGGTGGAGGTCCGGGGCGTCTGCGTCAACAACTCTGAGCCGGACGCCACTGACTCGCCTCCCAGGATGCACTGCAGCGCCGAAGGGGAGTGGCTCGTACCCATCGGGAGGTGCAGCTGCAGCGCCGGATACGAGGAGGGACACAGCAGCTGTGAAG CCCCCTtcacagatgtacacacacaaactccattCTGA